GTTCGGCCTCTCCGTTGCCATCGGGGTCGTGTCTTACGTGCTCATTCCATTTCTAAGGGACATCGCAACCGCGCTGGGTTGGCAGCTTTTGGCCGAAGCCCTGGATGCGGGTCCCATCCGGGTGATTCTGGCGCTGGCCTTTTTGTGGACTTTCGTCGCGGTGAACCTACGCGGGGTGCAATTGTACCAGCGCACCCTGGTGCCCATGATGTTTCTGATGTTCGCGCTGGGTGGCGTCGTTATCGTA
The candidate division KSB1 bacterium genome window above contains:
- a CDS encoding amino acid permease encodes the protein MLGAAINIIPFMIQRSVPGIGPYVLPAYLFAAVPAILAALAYAILASAMPRAGGSYVYASRALNPYLGFVASFSQWFGLSVAIGVVSYVLIPFLRDIATALGWQLLAEALDAGPIRVILALAFLWTFVAVNLRGVQLYQRTLVPMMFLMFALGGVVIV